A region of the Stieleria neptunia genome:
GGTCCGCTACGACCGTTGAGCGTCAGAAAGTTCCAGTCCATTGCGTTGGAGTTGGGGACCGTTGCGTTGGGCAGGATCGAGAATTGCTGTGCGACCAGGACGAAGTCGCGGTCAACAGCAGGTGTGTGCGCGACCTTCGGGTGGATAATGAATGGCACGACCATACCAACGGCTTCTTGCATCGCGACGTGCGGGTGCAGGAAGTAGCTACCTTCTTGGTGCACGTCAAATTCATACACGAATGTTTCACCGGGCTTGACGTAGTCCTGAGTCACCGCCGGGATGCCGTCCATGCTGACTGGTAATTCGAGTCCGTGAGGATGCAGCGTCGTCTCTTCCGGTAAGTCGTTGCGAAATACGATCCGCACGCGTTCGCCCTGCGTCATCTCCAGGACCGGACCGGGAAAGAGATCGTTGTAGCCATAGGCATCCATCCAAATTCCGGGTAGCAACTCGCGTCGCGCCGGCGTTGCCCGAAGATGGAATTCGCGTGCTCCACGGACCATCTTTCCGCTCATCTTTTGCAAGTCGGGTGCAATCACTTCAACCGCTGGCAGGTTCGGATCGCGGTATCCAGGGACAAGTTTTCCACGATCGGTCGGGCTGCCGATGGGTCCACCCAGTCCAGCCTTCATGCGCGGGAACCCACCACCGCTTTCGTGATCGGCGTGATTCATCTTCATCTGACTGGGAGCGGTTGGCTCTTGGCCAGAGACGGCTCCGGCGGCAAAAAGGCCGGCGGTCGCAGCGGCGCCTTGTGCGAGAAAGTTCCGGCGTTCTTCATTCTTTCTCATCGCTAATCCCTTCGCGTATTTTGTTGATTCAGTGTATGGAAGTTGCCGACCGTAGTTGCCGACCGTAGTTGCCGACCGTAGTTGCCGACCGTAGTTGCCGACCGGGGGCGGCAGTTACCGCGGCTTTGGCACAGCGTCAATATGGCCGCCGCTGATTGGACTTGGTGGAATCGCCAATCCGCCAGTGAGCAGCATTCCTCGAATCGCAACATCACTTTCACGATACATCACAAGGTTGCTGACTTGTTCAACACGTAAGCCAAGATAAAAGCGTTGAGCCATCAGGACGTCGGGCCAAGCCGCTCGACGTGCCTTGTAACTCTCGTGCAGCAGATCATAAGACTGCTTCGCTTTAGGCAGCATGGTCGTCTCATACTGTTGGACATTTTGCCACGCGGTTTGATAAGTCCGGAATTGCGTGGCCAGGCGGTTACGCAGTTCGAGTTCCAAGCGTCGAGCTTCTGCGTGGGCCTGCATCAAGTCAGCTCGTGCTTGCCGCACGGTTCCTTGATTTCGATCAAAAACCGGTAGCGGGATTCCAAGCGAAAAGGATGTTTCCGTCGTATCGGCGACGGAGCTACGAATGCTTCTTACGCTCGCGATAACGTTCGGAATCGGCTCGGCCTGCTCCCGCTGGATGGCAATCTTGTCGTGCTGGATTTTTTGCCACGCCGCTTCCATTTCAGGACTCGATGCCAGCAGTTGTGCAAACGCCGATTCCCAGTCGAGCGGTTCTTCGCCAGGGAGCAGAGAGCCCTGTACTGCCGTTTGCACCTGGTCTGGAACACCCGCCAATGACGTCAAAGTCCGCCACGCATGTGAAAATTCGTTTTCAGCTTGCTGTAGATTCAAACGATCACGCTGAAGTTCGACCTGAGCACGCAACAGTCCCGGTTGATTGGTTTGCCCGAGGTTTAGCATTTCTTCACGCGTCTGCAGGTTGTCTTCTCCATTGGCCACCAACTCTCGATGAATTTCGACCAACCTTTGCGCTGCCAATGTTCGGTAAAACTGTGCCCGAACGTCGTTGATCACCCGTTGCCGTTGGGCACCCATGTTGGTCTCGGCAATCTTCACCCGTTGGCACCATTTCGCGCGACTTAGTCGCAGTTTTCCTCCGGTGACGAATTCCTGTGAAACGAATCCACCGTTCCATGTTTCGTCGCGAGCGTTTCCGATAGCATCGTTCTGTAGCTCGTACCCGACAATGGGATTCAGGTAGAGCCCCGCTTGATACGCCGCACCCCTGGCGGCGCGCACTTGGGCGGTTGCTTGAACCAGCGTGGGATTATTGGAAAGCGCCCAAGCCTCAAGTTCCGGCAATGAAACAGGTTGGTCGGCGGATGCGACATGGACGACTGGTGGCATGATCTGCATGGCGTAGTCGCTCATCGGCTGCTGAGCAAGACTCGTCCCCGCCGTCAGTATCCCGATCAGCGCTAATAGATTTTTATGCATCGCGATTCCTTCGCCAGTGAATTTAGTCCCTTAAGACGAACCATCGGAATGATT
Encoded here:
- a CDS encoding TolC family protein, with product MHKNLLALIGILTAGTSLAQQPMSDYAMQIMPPVVHVASADQPVSLPELEAWALSNNPTLVQATAQVRAARGAAYQAGLYLNPIVGYELQNDAIGNARDETWNGGFVSQEFVTGGKLRLSRAKWCQRVKIAETNMGAQRQRVINDVRAQFYRTLAAQRLVEIHRELVANGEDNLQTREEMLNLGQTNQPGLLRAQVELQRDRLNLQQAENEFSHAWRTLTSLAGVPDQVQTAVQGSLLPGEEPLDWESAFAQLLASSPEMEAAWQKIQHDKIAIQREQAEPIPNVIASVRSIRSSVADTTETSFSLGIPLPVFDRNQGTVRQARADLMQAHAEARRLELELRNRLATQFRTYQTAWQNVQQYETTMLPKAKQSYDLLHESYKARRAAWPDVLMAQRFYLGLRVEQVSNLVMYRESDVAIRGMLLTGGLAIPPSPISGGHIDAVPKPR